One genomic segment of Streptomyces showdoensis includes these proteins:
- a CDS encoding MCE family protein, translated as MSPRTGLKPVKERNPIAVAVVGLVVLALLAAVAYNADRLPFARGGTAYSADFSEAAGLDTGDEVRIAGVKVGEVTGVALDGPKVKVTFEVGDAWVGDRSTAAIAVKTLLGEKYLALDPLGSAPQNPGTRIPQTRTTSPYDVTEAFQDLSRTSDAIDTKKLAESFETISDTFKDSPPHVRSAAEGLSALSKTVSTRDAELARLLENSNRFTKTLADKKSSFEILLEDGGSLLGELRKRREAIRSLLKGSRALGTELSGLVGDNERQLGPTLKALGRVTAVLEKNSGQLDKTLALVGPYYRLVGNTLGNGRWFDSYLCGVVPRTYLPEGSQPTTGCMPPKQKAAAQGSGE; from the coding sequence ATGAGCCCCCGCACCGGACTCAAGCCCGTGAAGGAGCGCAACCCGATCGCCGTCGCCGTCGTCGGCCTGGTCGTCCTCGCCCTCCTCGCCGCCGTCGCCTACAACGCCGACCGGCTCCCCTTCGCCCGCGGCGGCACCGCCTACAGCGCCGACTTCTCCGAGGCCGCCGGACTCGACACCGGCGACGAGGTCCGCATCGCCGGCGTCAAGGTCGGCGAGGTCACCGGCGTCGCCCTCGACGGACCCAAGGTCAAGGTCACCTTCGAGGTCGGCGACGCCTGGGTCGGCGACCGCTCCACCGCCGCCATCGCCGTCAAGACCCTCCTCGGCGAGAAGTACCTGGCCCTCGACCCGCTCGGCTCCGCGCCCCAGAACCCCGGCACCCGCATCCCGCAGACCCGCACCACCTCCCCGTACGACGTCACCGAGGCCTTCCAGGACCTCAGCCGCACCAGCGACGCCATCGACACCAAGAAGCTCGCCGAGAGCTTCGAGACGATCTCCGACACCTTCAAGGACTCCCCGCCGCACGTGCGCAGCGCCGCCGAGGGCCTCTCCGCCCTGTCGAAGACCGTCTCCACACGCGACGCCGAACTCGCCCGCCTCCTGGAGAACAGCAACCGGTTCACCAAGACCCTCGCGGACAAGAAGTCCAGCTTCGAGATCCTCCTGGAGGACGGCGGCTCCCTCCTGGGCGAACTCCGCAAGCGCCGCGAGGCCATCCGCTCCCTCCTCAAGGGCAGCCGCGCCCTCGGTACCGAGCTCAGCGGCCTCGTCGGCGACAACGAGCGCCAGCTCGGTCCCACCCTGAAGGCCCTCGGCCGGGTCACCGCGGTGCTGGAGAAGAACAGCGGCCAGCTCGACAAGACGCTCGCGCTGGTCGGCCCGTACTACCGGCTCGTCGGCAACACCCTCGGCAACGGCCGCTGGTTCGACAGCTACCTGTGCGGTGTGGTGCCCCGCACCTACCTGCCCGAGGGCTCCCAGCCCACGACCGGATGCATGCCGCCGAAGCAGAAGGCGGCCGCCCAAGGGAGCGGTGAGTGA
- a CDS encoding MCE family protein: MTSPTDHTRRRGLTGTLVKSLVFVLVTALATAVLGLSIANTGVGSRTHSYKALFTDVTGLVKGDSVRIAGVKVGEVTDVRVVQRRTAQVTFTVREDRALPRSATAAVKYLNMVGQRYVSLGRGSGEIAGTLRDGDTIPLDRTTPALDLTLLFNGFKPLFEGLSPADVNDLADSLVQVLQGESGTVDSLMRHIGSLTRTVAAKDQVIGRVVTNLNTVLTTINHREAAFDDLVVTLQKLVTGFNTDRKPLGQAVQAVGDLATTTAGLFQEGRAPLKKDIRELGRLSGTLGAHTPDIEAFLAHTPGKMTALARLSSYGSWFNLYLCEARVTGVGTSDGSRPPTGIAVTESRCRG, translated from the coding sequence ATGACCTCCCCGACCGATCACACCCGCCGCCGCGGACTCACCGGCACGCTCGTCAAGTCCCTCGTCTTCGTCCTGGTCACGGCGCTCGCTACCGCCGTCCTCGGCCTCAGCATCGCCAACACCGGAGTCGGCTCCCGGACCCACTCCTACAAGGCGCTCTTCACCGACGTCACCGGACTCGTCAAGGGCGACTCCGTCCGCATCGCCGGCGTCAAGGTCGGCGAGGTCACCGACGTGCGCGTGGTCCAACGCCGCACCGCCCAGGTCACCTTCACCGTCCGCGAGGACCGCGCCCTGCCCCGCTCGGCCACCGCCGCCGTCAAGTACCTCAACATGGTCGGACAGCGGTACGTCTCCCTGGGCCGGGGCAGCGGCGAGATCGCCGGCACCCTCCGGGACGGCGACACCATCCCGCTCGACCGCACCACCCCCGCCCTCGACCTGACCCTCCTCTTCAACGGCTTCAAGCCGCTCTTCGAGGGACTCTCGCCCGCCGACGTCAACGACCTCGCCGACTCCCTCGTCCAGGTGCTCCAGGGCGAGAGCGGCACCGTCGACAGCCTGATGCGGCACATCGGCTCCCTCACCCGGACCGTCGCCGCCAAGGACCAGGTCATCGGCCGGGTCGTCACCAACCTCAACACCGTCCTCACCACCATCAACCACCGCGAGGCCGCCTTCGACGACCTCGTCGTCACCCTCCAGAAGCTCGTCACCGGCTTCAACACCGACCGCAAGCCGCTCGGCCAGGCCGTCCAGGCCGTCGGCGACCTCGCCACCACCACCGCCGGTCTCTTCCAGGAAGGCCGCGCCCCGCTCAAGAAGGACATCCGCGAGCTCGGCCGCCTCTCCGGCACCCTCGGCGCGCACACCCCCGACATCGAGGCCTTCCTCGCCCACACCCCCGGCAAGATGACCGCCCTCGCCCGCCTCTCCTCCTACGGGTCCTGGTTCAACCTCTACCTGTGCGAGGCACGCGTCACCGGCGTGGGCACCTCCGACGGCTCCAGGCCGCCGACCGGCATCGCCGTGACCGAATCGAGGTGCCGCGGATGA
- a CDS encoding MCE family protein — protein sequence MSDPRGGTTRLRLAGIVFLLVPALLAWLAVAVYQKRFTDSDPVVVEAGSVGNEMHLGAEVKLRGVVIGEVRAIDASGEGARLTLAMKPGALDHVPADVRAQMLPTTLFGERFVALVPPETSSGGRLAPGSVIPQDRSSNAVELQQVLDNVLPMLTAVQPQKLSATLSAVSQALEGRGEKLGETLATLDAHLRKFNPQLPALNRDLKELVKVSHLYADAAPDIVTALTDFTTTSGTLAEQESRLAESIGATTRTSQDLTTFLRQNKDNIIRLSATSRPTLELLAAYSSSFPCTLRTLAQFVPAMDKALGKGTDRPGLHVEVTTVPSRGAYVPGRDTPSYGSGGGPRCYPVPYLGTSVAPAARSSEAAAQDLGPANSPQENDLVTELLAPAAHTAPGDLPDWSSLLAGPAFRGAEVTLR from the coding sequence ATGAGCGACCCACGCGGCGGGACCACCCGCCTCCGGCTCGCCGGAATCGTCTTCCTGCTGGTGCCCGCCCTGCTGGCCTGGCTCGCGGTCGCCGTCTACCAGAAGCGCTTCACGGACTCCGACCCGGTCGTCGTCGAGGCCGGCAGCGTCGGCAACGAGATGCACCTCGGTGCCGAGGTCAAGCTCCGGGGCGTCGTGATCGGCGAGGTCCGCGCCATCGACGCCAGCGGCGAAGGCGCCCGCCTCACCCTCGCCATGAAGCCCGGCGCCCTGGACCACGTCCCCGCCGACGTCCGCGCCCAGATGCTGCCGACCACCCTCTTCGGCGAACGGTTCGTCGCCCTCGTCCCGCCCGAGACCTCCTCGGGCGGGAGGCTGGCCCCCGGCTCCGTCATCCCGCAGGACCGTTCCAGCAACGCCGTCGAACTCCAGCAGGTCCTCGACAACGTCCTGCCCATGCTCACCGCCGTCCAGCCGCAGAAGCTCTCCGCGACCCTCTCGGCCGTCTCCCAGGCCCTCGAAGGACGCGGCGAGAAGCTCGGCGAGACCCTCGCCACGCTCGACGCCCACCTGCGGAAGTTCAACCCCCAACTGCCCGCGCTCAACCGCGACCTGAAAGAACTCGTGAAGGTCAGCCACCTCTACGCGGACGCCGCCCCGGACATCGTCACCGCGCTCACCGACTTCACCACCACCAGCGGCACCCTCGCCGAGCAGGAGAGCCGGCTCGCCGAGTCCATCGGCGCCACCACCCGGACCTCCCAGGACCTCACCACCTTCCTGCGGCAGAACAAGGACAACATCATCCGGCTCAGCGCCACCAGCCGGCCGACCCTGGAGCTCCTCGCCGCGTACTCCTCGTCCTTCCCCTGCACCCTGCGCACCCTGGCCCAGTTCGTCCCCGCCATGGACAAGGCACTCGGCAAGGGCACCGACCGGCCAGGACTCCACGTCGAGGTCACCACCGTGCCCTCGCGCGGCGCGTACGTCCCCGGCCGCGACACCCCCTCCTACGGTTCCGGCGGCGGCCCCCGCTGCTACCCCGTGCCCTACCTCGGCACCTCCGTCGCCCCCGCCGCGCGCTCCTCCGAGGCCGCCGCGCAGGACCTCGGCCCGGCCAACTCCCCGCAGGAGAACGACCTCGTCACCGAACTCCTCGCCCCCGCCGCGCACACGGCCCCGGGCGACCTGCCCGACTGGAGCAGCCTGCTGGCCGGCCCCGCCTTCCGCGGAGCGGAGGTGACCCTGCGATGA
- a CDS encoding MlaE family ABC transporter permease translates to MASPFAWLDRSGDQFLFYVRALLWVPRTLRRYLKEVQRLLAEVAFGSGGLGVIGGTIGVMIAMTLFTGTVVGLQGYAALDQIGTAAFTGFVSAYFNTREIAPLVAGLALSATVGAGFTAQLGAMRINEEVDALEGMGIRSMPYLVTTRIIAGVVAIVPLYAIGLLSSYLASRYVTVLFNGQSQGTYDHYFNLFLSPTDVLLSVLKVLIFSVMVIVAHCYYGFRASGGPAGVGIAVGRSVRNAIVLISVTDFFLSLALWGATTTVKVAG, encoded by the coding sequence ATGGCCTCCCCGTTCGCCTGGCTCGACCGGTCCGGTGACCAGTTCCTGTTCTACGTGCGCGCCCTGCTCTGGGTCCCCCGGACCCTGCGCCGCTACCTCAAGGAGGTGCAGCGGCTCCTCGCCGAGGTCGCCTTCGGCTCCGGAGGGCTCGGCGTCATCGGCGGCACCATCGGCGTCATGATCGCCATGACGCTGTTCACCGGCACCGTCGTGGGCCTCCAGGGCTACGCCGCCCTCGATCAGATCGGCACCGCCGCCTTCACCGGCTTCGTCTCCGCCTACTTCAACACCCGGGAGATCGCGCCGCTCGTCGCCGGACTCGCCCTCTCCGCCACCGTCGGCGCGGGCTTCACCGCCCAGCTCGGCGCCATGCGCATCAACGAGGAGGTCGACGCCCTCGAAGGCATGGGCATCCGCTCCATGCCGTACCTGGTCACCACCCGGATCATCGCCGGCGTCGTCGCCATCGTCCCGCTCTACGCGATCGGACTGCTCTCCTCCTACCTGGCCTCCCGCTACGTGACCGTCCTCTTCAACGGCCAGTCCCAGGGCACCTATGACCACTACTTCAACCTCTTCCTGTCCCCGACGGACGTCCTCCTCTCGGTGCTCAAAGTGCTGATCTTCAGCGTGATGGTGATCGTCGCCCACTGCTACTACGGCTTCCGCGCCTCCGGCGGCCCCGCCGGCGTCGGCATCGCCGTCGGCCGCTCCGTGCGCAACGCCATCGTGCTGATCAGCGTCACCGACTTCTTTCTGTCGCTGGCCCTCTGGGGCGCGACCACGACTGTGAAGGTGGCGGGGTGA
- a CDS encoding MlaE family ABC transporter permease — protein MIGGALRQTGRLFALAAEVSRAVFRRPFQFREFVEQFWFVASVTILPAALVSIPFGAVIALQVGSLTQQLGAQSFTGGASVLAVIQQASPLIVALLIAGAGGSAICADLGSRKIREELDAMEVMGVSPVQRLVVPRVLATMGVAVLLNGMVSVVGTLGGYFFNIVLQGGTPGAYLSSFSALAQLPDLYISELKALIFGFIAGIVAAYRGLNPRGGPKGVGDAVNQSVVITFLLLFFVNMVLTGIYLQIVPPKGG, from the coding sequence GTGATCGGCGGGGCGCTGCGGCAGACCGGACGCCTCTTCGCCCTCGCCGCCGAGGTGAGCCGGGCCGTCTTCCGACGCCCCTTCCAGTTCCGCGAGTTCGTCGAGCAGTTCTGGTTCGTCGCCAGCGTCACCATCCTGCCGGCCGCCCTCGTCTCCATCCCCTTCGGCGCCGTCATCGCCCTCCAGGTCGGCTCGCTCACCCAGCAGCTCGGCGCCCAGTCCTTCACCGGCGGCGCCAGCGTCCTCGCCGTCATCCAGCAGGCCAGCCCGCTCATCGTCGCCCTGCTGATCGCCGGCGCGGGCGGCTCCGCGATCTGCGCCGACCTCGGCTCCCGCAAGATCCGCGAGGAGCTGGACGCGATGGAGGTCATGGGCGTCTCGCCGGTCCAGCGGCTGGTCGTCCCCAGGGTTCTCGCCACCATGGGCGTCGCCGTGCTCCTCAACGGCATGGTCTCCGTCGTCGGCACCCTCGGCGGCTACTTCTTCAACATCGTCCTCCAGGGCGGCACCCCCGGCGCGTACCTCTCCAGCTTCTCCGCCCTCGCCCAGCTCCCCGACCTCTACATCAGCGAACTCAAGGCGTTGATCTTCGGGTTCATCGCGGGCATCGTCGCCGCCTACCGCGGCCTCAACCCGCGCGGCGGCCCCAAGGGCGTCGGCGACGCCGTCAACCAGTCCGTCGTCATCACCTTCCTCCTGCTGTTCTTCGTCAACATGGTGCTGACGGGCATCTACCTGCAGATCGTCCCGCCGAAGGGAGGCTGA
- a CDS encoding ABC transporter ATP-binding protein, with protein sequence MGIEVVVEGLTMSFGKQNIWQDVSLTLPAGEVSVMLGPSGTGKTVFLKSLIGLLKPQHGRVLINGVDMVSSPERDIYETRKLFGLMFQDGALFGSMTLFDNIAFPLREHTRKRESEIRRIVMERIDLVGLLGAEGKLPGEISGGMRKRAGLARALVLDPQIVLCDEPDSGLDPVRTAYLSQLLIDLNARIDATMLIVTHNLDIAATVPDNMGMFFRRNLVTFGPREVLLTSEEPVVTQFLAGRREGPIGMSEEKDAATLAAEADAAAPHLTAGPRIIVPQLEPSPGLPPRAAVARRRERVLGMLDQLPPAARTAIQDTYARGGAPALTEPAAGSGS encoded by the coding sequence ATGGGAATCGAAGTAGTCGTTGAGGGTCTGACCATGTCCTTCGGCAAGCAGAACATCTGGCAGGACGTCTCGCTGACCCTGCCGGCCGGAGAGGTCAGCGTCATGCTCGGGCCTTCCGGCACCGGAAAGACGGTCTTCCTGAAATCGCTCATCGGTCTGCTCAAGCCCCAGCACGGCCGTGTCCTCATCAATGGCGTCGACATGGTCAGCAGCCCCGAGAGGGACATCTACGAGACCCGGAAGCTCTTCGGCCTCATGTTCCAGGACGGGGCGCTCTTCGGCTCCATGACCCTGTTCGACAACATCGCCTTCCCGCTGCGCGAGCACACCCGCAAGCGGGAGTCCGAGATCCGGCGCATCGTCATGGAGCGCATCGACCTCGTCGGCCTCCTCGGCGCCGAGGGCAAGCTCCCGGGCGAGATCAGCGGTGGAATGCGCAAGCGCGCCGGTCTGGCCCGCGCCCTCGTCCTCGACCCGCAGATCGTCCTCTGCGACGAGCCGGACTCCGGCCTCGACCCGGTCCGCACCGCCTACCTCTCGCAGCTCCTCATCGACCTCAACGCGCGGATCGACGCGACGATGCTGATCGTCACCCACAACCTGGACATCGCCGCCACCGTCCCCGACAACATGGGGATGTTCTTCCGGCGCAACCTGGTCACCTTCGGCCCCCGCGAAGTCCTCCTGACCAGCGAGGAACCGGTCGTCACCCAGTTCCTCGCGGGCCGCCGCGAAGGGCCCATCGGCATGTCCGAGGAGAAGGACGCCGCCACCCTCGCCGCCGAGGCCGACGCCGCCGCCCCGCACCTGACGGCCGGCCCCCGCATCATCGTGCCGCAGCTGGAACCCTCGCCCGGCCTCCCGCCGCGCGCCGCGGTGGCGCGCCGCCGGGAACGGGTCCTCGGCATGCTCGACCAGCTCCCGCCCGCCGCCCGCACCGCCATCCAGGACACCTACGCGCGCGGCGGCGCCCCCGCCCTGACCGAGCCGGCCGCCGGGAGCGGCTCGTGA
- a CDS encoding DUF6801 domain-containing protein has product MNGLRPTPRPTRTRTRVRGAAIAAFVALAPLLPASAVAAGTLKADAALPYVCALPSGQRAATVRITAAFPERVAVGEEILPTDVTTTVEFPEPAVAELTALKAATVRAETRLTVGVAQGEQRTEATWSGTGQPAAVPAEGPLALTTTGDVPSLTPGTAGGLSLTAGAFGVDLALSTAEGTATAPASLSVTCAPADPDGRTLLAEVPVGTGTPTAEPGTTPPSPGTPSPSRPAPGVPERDAGKDAGRPAAKVPRAGQGPAAADDDTPGTPGPRPAAPPCLTKEPTPMSLSAYITGYSNVRKLAGASLIPLTCVLMEQAEPEIITGGTEDEPETHLINKAVGHFSTQGRKQTPPFKATFLTFGFAPTTATLVLEQTGPLTLYSDTLLALPYNISKTYVRAPLVLRVLDVRVNGTRLKVGSSCRTEKPLSSPEPDPATYPGDHMVLVGKGQYVWGEPATGYLLTGGGPLVGEVTIPAFKGCGTGGENLDRLLTASISGSGNYVRQIQGQTCNILNPFPPIDPECTDDGQPYQVPKPAR; this is encoded by the coding sequence ATGAACGGCCTCCGGCCCACCCCTCGCCCCACCCGGACCCGCACCCGCGTGCGCGGTGCGGCGATCGCCGCGTTCGTGGCGCTCGCCCCCCTGCTTCCGGCCTCGGCCGTCGCCGCCGGGACGCTGAAGGCCGACGCCGCGCTGCCCTACGTCTGCGCCCTGCCCTCGGGGCAGCGGGCCGCGACCGTGCGGATCACCGCCGCCTTCCCCGAGCGGGTCGCGGTCGGCGAGGAGATCCTGCCCACCGACGTCACCACGACGGTGGAGTTCCCCGAGCCCGCCGTGGCCGAACTGACCGCGCTCAAGGCCGCCACCGTACGGGCGGAGACCCGGCTCACGGTCGGCGTGGCCCAGGGCGAGCAGCGGACCGAAGCGACGTGGAGCGGCACCGGGCAGCCCGCCGCCGTCCCGGCCGAGGGGCCGCTCGCGCTCACCACGACCGGGGACGTGCCGTCCCTGACGCCCGGCACCGCGGGCGGACTCTCCCTCACGGCCGGCGCGTTCGGCGTGGACCTCGCCCTGAGCACGGCCGAGGGCACGGCCACCGCCCCCGCCTCGCTCTCCGTGACCTGCGCCCCCGCCGACCCGGACGGCCGCACGCTGCTGGCCGAGGTCCCGGTCGGCACCGGGACCCCCACCGCGGAACCGGGCACGACGCCGCCGTCCCCGGGCACCCCGTCGCCCTCGCGTCCGGCCCCGGGGGTCCCGGAGCGGGACGCCGGGAAGGACGCGGGACGCCCGGCCGCGAAGGTCCCGCGCGCGGGGCAGGGCCCGGCGGCTGCCGACGACGACACGCCGGGCACCCCGGGGCCCCGGCCGGCCGCGCCGCCCTGCCTCACCAAGGAGCCGACCCCGATGTCGCTGTCGGCCTACATCACCGGATACTCCAACGTGCGGAAGCTGGCGGGCGCCTCCCTCATACCGCTGACCTGCGTCCTGATGGAACAGGCCGAGCCGGAGATCATCACCGGGGGAACCGAGGACGAGCCGGAGACCCATCTGATCAACAAGGCGGTGGGGCACTTCTCCACCCAGGGGCGCAAGCAGACCCCGCCCTTCAAGGCGACCTTCCTGACCTTCGGGTTCGCCCCGACCACCGCCACCCTGGTGCTGGAGCAGACGGGCCCCCTGACGCTCTACTCGGACACCCTCCTCGCCCTGCCGTACAACATCAGCAAGACGTACGTCCGGGCCCCCCTGGTGCTGCGCGTCCTCGACGTCCGGGTCAACGGCACGCGGCTGAAAGTCGGTTCCTCCTGCCGCACGGAGAAGCCGCTCTCCTCCCCCGAGCCCGACCCCGCGACGTACCCCGGGGACCACATGGTGCTGGTGGGCAAGGGCCAGTACGTCTGGGGCGAGCCCGCCACGGGCTACCTCCTGACCGGCGGCGGACCGCTCGTCGGCGAGGTCACCATCCCGGCCTTCAAGGGGTGCGGCACGGGCGGCGAGAACCTCGACCGGCTGCTCACCGCCTCCATCTCCGGATCCGGCAACTACGTCCGGCAGATCCAGGGCCAGACCTGCAACATCCTCAACCCGTTCCCGCCGATCGACCCCGAGTGCACCGACGACGGCCAGCCGTACCAGGTCCCCAAGCCCGCGCGCTGA
- a CDS encoding quinone oxidoreductase family protein — translation MRAIQVYEVGGPEVLREVEVDLPRPGPGEAVVEVAASGVNFLDVYHREGRYSVPLPFTPGSEGAGTVVEVGPGVADVAVGDRVGWVEIPGTYAERAVVDSSRLVPLPDDIDFETAAAVLLQGMTAHYLVKDAYPVQAGDTVLVHAAAGGMGLLLTQLITHLGGRVIGTTSTTAKAEPAKRAGAAEVILSSAVDDLAAEVRRLNGGQGLPVVFDGVGAHTFDASLASLRSRGHLVLFGAASGAVPPFDPIRLAHGGSLTLIRPSLGDFIADRSELLRRAADVFEWVRSKALEVTVTGRYALSEAARAHSDLEARRTTGKLLVVPDAAAVGRREEAQS, via the coding sequence ATGCGAGCGATTCAGGTGTACGAAGTGGGGGGTCCCGAGGTGCTGCGGGAGGTCGAGGTCGACCTGCCGCGGCCGGGTCCGGGCGAGGCGGTCGTGGAGGTCGCCGCATCCGGGGTCAACTTCCTCGACGTCTACCACCGCGAGGGCCGGTACAGCGTCCCGCTGCCCTTCACCCCGGGCTCCGAGGGCGCCGGCACGGTCGTCGAAGTGGGGCCCGGCGTCGCCGACGTCGCGGTCGGGGACCGGGTCGGCTGGGTGGAGATTCCCGGCACGTATGCCGAGCGGGCCGTCGTGGACTCCTCCCGGCTGGTGCCGCTGCCCGACGACATCGACTTCGAGACGGCCGCCGCCGTGCTCCTCCAAGGGATGACCGCGCACTATCTCGTCAAGGACGCCTACCCGGTTCAGGCGGGCGACACGGTGCTCGTGCACGCGGCCGCCGGCGGCATGGGGCTGCTCTTGACCCAGCTCATCACCCATCTCGGCGGCAGGGTGATCGGCACGACGTCCACCACGGCCAAGGCCGAGCCGGCGAAGCGTGCCGGGGCCGCCGAGGTGATCCTCTCCTCCGCGGTCGACGACCTCGCGGCCGAGGTGAGGCGGCTCAACGGCGGTCAGGGACTGCCGGTCGTCTTCGACGGCGTCGGCGCGCACACCTTCGACGCGAGCCTCGCCAGCCTGCGAAGCCGCGGCCATCTCGTGCTCTTCGGCGCGGCGAGTGGTGCCGTGCCGCCGTTCGACCCGATTCGGCTCGCCCACGGCGGATCGCTGACCCTGATCCGGCCCAGCCTCGGGGACTTCATCGCCGATCGCTCCGAACTGCTCCGACGGGCCGCCGATGTGTTCGAGTGGGTGCGCTCCAAGGCGCTTGAGGTCACCGTGACGGGCCGCTACGCCTTGTCCGAGGCCGCCCGGGCCCACAGCGACCTGGAGGCCCGGCGCACCACCGGCAAGCTGCTCGTCGTACCCGACGCGGCCGCTGTGGGACGCCGCGAGGAGGCGCAGAGCTGA
- a CDS encoding TetR/AcrR family transcriptional regulator, giving the protein MPLPRFDRLPAERQELILATARRHFADHGTEGASYNKIIEAAGFSKTAAYHYFDGREDLLSAVLDGVLDRLLGALGPWVPVADEAEFWARLEAGAGALAAHLYGHPDDLALADAAIGHTRDGDAPWPAWFDALVSNGRQLGVIRTDVDHGLLVAVTAAVVRAADTWALTRMQASTKPSEPAVGNEGAQLWSLLRGLWSAAGSFSEERKSDAR; this is encoded by the coding sequence ATGCCCCTTCCCCGGTTCGACCGCCTCCCCGCCGAACGTCAGGAGCTGATCCTGGCCACCGCGCGCCGCCACTTCGCCGACCACGGCACGGAAGGCGCCTCCTACAACAAGATCATCGAGGCCGCGGGCTTCTCGAAGACCGCGGCCTACCACTACTTCGACGGCCGGGAGGACCTGCTCTCCGCCGTTCTCGACGGCGTGCTCGACCGGCTGCTCGGCGCTCTCGGCCCGTGGGTCCCCGTCGCGGACGAGGCGGAGTTCTGGGCCCGCCTCGAAGCGGGCGCCGGCGCGCTCGCCGCCCATCTGTACGGCCATCCGGACGACCTGGCCCTGGCCGACGCGGCGATCGGGCACACCCGCGACGGCGACGCCCCGTGGCCGGCGTGGTTCGACGCGCTGGTCTCGAACGGCCGGCAGCTGGGGGTGATCCGCACCGACGTGGACCACGGACTCCTGGTGGCGGTGACCGCGGCGGTCGTCAGGGCCGCCGACACCTGGGCCCTCACGCGCATGCAGGCCTCGACGAAGCCCTCGGAACCGGCGGTCGGCAACGAGGGCGCGCAGCTGTGGAGCCTGCTGCGGGGCTTGTGGAGTGCGGCCGGGTCCTTCTCGGAAGAGAGGAAATCCGATGCGCGCTGA
- a CDS encoding GNAT family N-acetyltransferase has product MPESTPPPWRVVSPPDPTTCACTLAAAFSHEPAASWICGDSQRSRTAWFETTLRTHATLPGALRHTLTTPDGRSVAAAVLTPPHTGPSAPARASWAARTLLRCGPRALRRTLRYLDHAESATPPGAWTLEFIGVRPDFAGRGAGSFLLHHLLATTPAPSGFFLTTADPANVPFYRRFGFTDPDRTRVGPLEIHAMARPGAC; this is encoded by the coding sequence GTGCCTGAAAGCACACCACCGCCCTGGCGCGTCGTCTCGCCGCCGGACCCGACCACCTGCGCCTGCACCCTCGCCGCCGCCTTCTCCCACGAGCCCGCCGCCTCCTGGATCTGCGGCGACTCGCAGCGCTCCCGCACCGCCTGGTTCGAGACCACGCTGCGCACCCACGCCACCCTCCCCGGCGCCCTCCGCCACACCCTCACGACCCCGGACGGCCGCTCCGTCGCCGCGGCGGTCCTCACCCCGCCGCACACCGGCCCCAGCGCGCCGGCCCGCGCGTCCTGGGCGGCCCGCACGCTCCTCCGCTGCGGCCCCCGCGCTCTCCGGCGCACCCTGCGGTACCTCGACCACGCCGAGTCCGCGACCCCGCCCGGCGCCTGGACCCTGGAGTTCATCGGTGTACGACCCGACTTCGCGGGCCGCGGCGCCGGCTCCTTCCTCCTGCACCACCTCCTCGCGACCACACCCGCCCCGTCCGGCTTCTTCCTGACCACGGCGGATCCCGCGAACGTGCCCTTCTACCGCCGCTTCGGCTTCACCGATCCGGACCGCACGAGAGTGGGGCCCCTGGAGATCCACGCCATGGCGAGACCGGGCGCCTGCTGA